Proteins from a single region of Diaphorobacter limosus:
- a CDS encoding ABC transporter permease — MNRARSSIRHLVNIYRLGVKELWSLWRDPMMLVLIVWVFTGSVYTAATAMPETLHNVPIAIIDEDDSALSQRIVSAFYPPQFIAPRLVSMTEADRGMDAGLYTFSLHLPQGLQRDVLAGRAPQLQLNVDATRMSQAFTGSGNVQQIVLAEVGEFVQRQRVGTAAPVELAVRARFNPALEKSWFGSLNQIINQITLLSIILTGAALLREREHGTIEHLLVMPVTPTEIMLSKIWAMGLVVLAAAALSLNLVVRAMLQVPVQGSLPLFFTGAALCLFATTSMGIFLATLARNMAQFGMLLVLTIMPLQMLSGGTTPRESMPEMVQTIMLAAPTTHFVEIGQAILYRGAGIDVVWQPFLWMALIGAVLFALSLARFRKTIAQMA; from the coding sequence ATGAACCGCGCGCGCTCCAGCATCCGCCACCTCGTCAACATCTATCGCCTGGGCGTCAAGGAGCTGTGGAGCCTGTGGCGCGATCCAATGATGCTGGTGCTCATCGTCTGGGTGTTCACCGGCTCGGTCTACACCGCCGCCACGGCCATGCCAGAGACGTTGCACAACGTACCCATCGCGATCATCGATGAGGACGACTCGGCACTATCGCAGCGCATCGTGAGCGCGTTCTACCCGCCGCAGTTCATTGCGCCGCGGCTCGTCTCCATGACCGAGGCCGACCGGGGCATGGACGCCGGCCTGTACACCTTCTCCCTGCACCTGCCCCAGGGCTTGCAGCGCGACGTGCTGGCTGGGCGCGCACCGCAGCTGCAGCTCAACGTCGACGCCACGCGCATGAGCCAGGCCTTCACTGGCAGCGGCAATGTGCAGCAGATCGTGCTGGCCGAGGTGGGCGAGTTCGTCCAGCGCCAGCGCGTCGGCACGGCCGCGCCGGTGGAGCTGGCCGTGCGCGCGCGCTTCAACCCGGCGCTGGAGAAAAGCTGGTTCGGCAGCCTGAACCAGATCATCAACCAGATCACCCTGCTGTCCATCATCCTGACCGGAGCGGCGCTGCTGCGCGAGCGCGAGCACGGCACCATCGAGCACCTGCTGGTCATGCCGGTGACGCCCACCGAGATCATGTTGTCCAAGATCTGGGCCATGGGGCTGGTGGTGCTGGCCGCCGCCGCCCTGTCGCTCAACCTGGTGGTGCGCGCCATGCTGCAGGTGCCGGTGCAGGGGTCGCTGCCGCTGTTCTTCACCGGGGCGGCGCTGTGCCTGTTTGCCACCACGTCGATGGGCATTTTTCTGGCGACGCTGGCGCGCAACATGGCCCAGTTCGGCATGTTGCTGGTGCTCACCATCATGCCGCTGCAGATGCTTTCGGGCGGAACCACGCCGCGCGAAAGCATGCCCGAGATGGTGCAGACCATCATGCTGGCGGCGCCGACCACGCATTTCGTCGAGATCGGCCAGGCCATCCTCTACCGCGGCGCTGGCATCGACGTCGTGTGGCAGCCCTTTCTGTGGATGGCGCTGATCGGCGCCGTGCTGTTTGCGCTGTCGCTGGCGCGCTTTCGCAAGACCATCGCGCAAATGGCCTGA
- the adhP gene encoding alcohol dehydrogenase AdhP, protein MNKTMKAAVVRAFDQPLAIEEVPVPRPGAGDVLVKIEACGVCHTDLHAAEGDWPVKPNPPFIPGHEGVGFVAAVGAGVKHVKEGDRVGIPWLYSACGHCTHCLGGWETLCESQQNTGYSVNGGFAEYALGNADYVGHLPANVGFVEIAPVLCAGVTVYKGLKVTDTKPGDWVVISGIGGLGHMAVQYARAMGLNVAAVDVDDTKLRLAERLGATVTVNALNTDPAAFLKKEIGGAHGALVTAVSPKAFAQATGMLRRGGTMSLVGLPPGDFPLDIFGMVLNGITVRGSIVGSRLDLQESLAFAEQAKVAATVASDRLENINDIFARMHAGQIEGRIVLDMNA, encoded by the coding sequence ATGAACAAGACCATGAAAGCCGCCGTCGTACGCGCCTTCGACCAGCCGCTGGCCATCGAAGAAGTGCCAGTGCCGCGCCCAGGTGCGGGTGACGTGCTGGTCAAGATCGAGGCCTGCGGCGTCTGCCACACCGACCTGCACGCCGCCGAGGGCGACTGGCCGGTCAAGCCCAACCCGCCCTTCATTCCCGGCCACGAGGGCGTGGGCTTCGTCGCCGCGGTGGGCGCCGGTGTCAAGCATGTCAAGGAGGGCGACCGCGTCGGCATTCCATGGCTGTACTCGGCCTGCGGCCATTGCACGCACTGCCTGGGCGGCTGGGAGACGCTGTGCGAGAGCCAGCAGAACACCGGCTACTCGGTCAACGGCGGCTTTGCCGAATACGCGCTGGGCAACGCCGACTACGTGGGCCACCTGCCGGCCAACGTTGGCTTTGTCGAGATAGCGCCGGTGCTGTGCGCGGGCGTCACGGTCTACAAGGGGCTCAAGGTGACCGACACCAAGCCGGGCGACTGGGTGGTGATCTCGGGCATCGGCGGCCTGGGCCATATGGCGGTGCAATACGCCCGGGCCATGGGCCTGAACGTGGCGGCGGTGGATGTGGACGACACCAAGCTCAGGCTTGCCGAGCGCCTGGGCGCCACGGTGACCGTGAACGCCTTGAACACCGATCCGGCGGCGTTTCTGAAGAAGGAAATCGGCGGCGCCCATGGTGCGCTGGTGACTGCGGTATCGCCCAAGGCCTTCGCACAGGCCACCGGCATGCTGCGCCGCGGCGGCACCATGTCGCTGGTCGGACTGCCGCCAGGCGACTTTCCGCTGGACATCTTCGGCATGGTGCTGAACGGCATCACCGTGCGCGGCTCCATTGTTGGCAGCCGACTGGATCTGCAGGAGTCGCTGGCGTTTGCCGAGCAGGCCAAGGTGGCCGCCACCGTTGCCAGCGACCGGCTGGAGAACATCAACGACATCTTCGCGCGCATGCATGCCGGCCAGATCGAGGGCCGCATCGTGCTCGACATGAACGCCTGA
- a CDS encoding alpha/beta fold hydrolase, whose product MNDLVTSQPQAPEPRAQAPGDFLDMIDNLAYAARARLTAGAAPTAGALAWFDWSMHLALSPGKQRSLWLDAWRKQWQFARYAQQSGLQASCPACVEPLEHDRRFADPAWQQWPFNLIQQGFLLQQQWWKEATTDVRGVSEHHEKMVEFAARQWLDMMSPANAIATNPEVLRATASSGGLNLWRGAMNFLDDAQRQLTGKGPAGAEGFEVGKDVAVTPGKVVLRNRLIELIQYAPTTRKVGAEPVLIVPSWVMKYYILDLSPHNSMVGYLVAQGHTVFIISWKNPDADDRDLGLDDYRQLGVMAALDAVGTIVPKHRVQAVGYCLGGTLLATAAAAMARDGDERLASLTLLASEIDYRESGEVKLFVDDSQLAWLEAGMWRKGYLEGWQMAASFQMLNSRDLIWSRRVREYLLGERGSLVDLMAWNADTTRMPYRMHSEYLRHLYMNNDLAEGRWQVDGQPVTVADIRVPLFVVGTLRDHVAPWRSVYKIHLLNDSDISFVLTSGGHNAGIVSEPGRPRRSYQIATRKAGARYRNPDQWQAETPVHEGSWWPAWSAWLAHNASAQVAPPPMGGKSGSGKTLGAAPGTYVMQK is encoded by the coding sequence ATGAACGACCTTGTCACTTCGCAACCCCAGGCGCCAGAGCCGCGAGCCCAGGCGCCGGGGGACTTTCTGGACATGATCGACAACCTGGCCTACGCCGCGCGGGCGCGGCTGACGGCCGGGGCTGCGCCCACCGCAGGTGCCCTGGCCTGGTTCGACTGGTCCATGCACCTGGCGCTGTCGCCTGGCAAGCAGCGCAGCCTGTGGCTGGACGCCTGGCGCAAGCAATGGCAGTTTGCGCGCTACGCGCAGCAGTCCGGCCTGCAGGCCAGTTGCCCCGCCTGCGTCGAGCCGCTGGAGCATGACCGGCGCTTTGCCGATCCCGCCTGGCAGCAGTGGCCGTTCAACCTGATCCAGCAGGGCTTTTTGCTGCAGCAGCAATGGTGGAAAGAGGCCACCACCGACGTGCGCGGCGTGTCCGAGCACCACGAGAAAATGGTCGAATTTGCCGCGCGCCAATGGCTGGACATGATGTCGCCCGCCAACGCCATTGCCACCAACCCCGAAGTGCTGCGCGCCACCGCCAGCAGCGGCGGCCTCAATCTATGGCGGGGCGCGATGAATTTCCTGGACGACGCGCAGCGCCAGCTCACCGGCAAGGGGCCGGCTGGCGCCGAGGGGTTCGAAGTCGGCAAGGACGTGGCGGTCACGCCCGGCAAGGTGGTGCTGCGCAACCGCCTGATCGAACTCATCCAGTACGCGCCAACCACGCGCAAGGTGGGGGCCGAGCCAGTGCTGATCGTGCCCTCGTGGGTGATGAAGTACTACATCCTCGACCTGTCGCCGCACAACTCCATGGTCGGCTACCTGGTCGCTCAGGGCCACACCGTCTTCATCATCTCCTGGAAAAACCCCGACGCGGACGACCGCGACCTGGGCCTGGACGACTACCGGCAGCTGGGTGTGATGGCGGCGCTGGACGCCGTGGGCACCATCGTTCCAAAACACCGGGTGCAGGCCGTGGGCTACTGCCTGGGCGGCACCCTGCTGGCCACCGCGGCGGCGGCCATGGCGCGCGACGGCGACGAGCGCCTGGCCAGCCTGACGCTGCTGGCATCCGAGATCGACTACCGCGAATCGGGTGAGGTCAAGCTGTTTGTCGACGACAGCCAGCTCGCCTGGCTGGAGGCTGGCATGTGGCGCAAGGGCTACCTGGAAGGCTGGCAAATGGCCGCCTCGTTCCAGATGCTCAACTCGCGCGACCTGATCTGGTCGCGGCGTGTGCGTGAATACCTGCTGGGCGAGCGCGGCTCGCTGGTAGATCTGATGGCCTGGAACGCCGACACCACACGCATGCCGTATCGCATGCACAGCGAATACCTGCGCCACCTCTACATGAACAACGACCTGGCCGAAGGCCGCTGGCAGGTCGATGGCCAGCCGGTGACGGTGGCCGACATCCGCGTGCCGCTGTTCGTCGTCGGCACGCTGCGCGACCATGTGGCGCCATGGCGCTCGGTCTACAAGATTCACCTGCTCAATGACTCCGACATCAGCTTCGTGCTCACCAGCGGCGGCCACAACGCGGGCATCGTCAGCGAGCCGGGGCGGCCCAGGCGCAGCTACCAGATTGCCACGCGCAAGGCAGGTGCCCGCTACCGCAACCCCGACCAGTGGCAGGCCGAGACGCCAGTGCATGAGGGCTCGTGGTGGCCGGCCTGGAGTGCCTGGCTGGCGCACAACGCCAGCGCCCAGGTGGCGCCCCCGCCCATGGGCGGCAAGAGCGGCAGCGGAAAAACGCTGGGCGCCGCCCCAGGCACCTATGTGATGCAGAAGTAA
- a CDS encoding DUF3141 domain-containing protein, with protein sequence MQRAVLYADIMRARGNQYRAHMQETAPNVLNFAAELVMRGDTLPRPVNYGLVRIQPQPGVASDETRRPFVVVDPRAGHGPGIGGFKPDSEIGAALAAGHPCYYVGFTPNPIPGQTVEDVMRAEAAFLRKVIELHPDAHGKPAVIGNCQAGWQIMMTAAVWPELFGPIILAGTPLSYWAGWRGKNPMRYGGGLTGGSWLTALASDIGAGKFDGAWLVQNFENLNPANTLWEKKHHVYANVDTEGPRFLAFEKYWGGHVCLNDVEMQTIVDDLFIGNKLSSAELVTSDGVRIDLRNITSPIVVFCSYGDNITPPPQALGWITDLYRSDDELLGHDQTIVYATHQSIGHLGIFVSGAVGRKEHAKFTSNIDLIDMLPAGLFELSVQDKEPDMAHAEIVPGDYLMTVHQRTLDDVRAIVSPDPVQVAASDRRFAAAAHVSQVNLALYRRYLQPWVRGAVTPQLADALRAWHPLRIGYEMWSDRNLLAPVVEQQAESVRADRKPVGADNPWWSWQEACSDAITHLLQVFSQSRDEAEERAFEAIYSHPLVQALAGQADPAAALRPHPGDTPEHRAWMAQRLGGLRVSIEQGGLPEATVRALIFVLQPRREADERQYRRALLLRQTELASRLDIEGARDLVRRQALLMHIAGPEAIAALPTLLARAPAERIQAAALHLGALLQAGNALEGEEAARWHTMRQLFEQAAQAGQPALPAPETPPAVQPPKRAASKRKGRQST encoded by the coding sequence ATGCAGCGCGCGGTGCTTTACGCCGACATCATGCGAGCGCGCGGCAACCAGTACCGCGCGCACATGCAGGAAACCGCGCCCAACGTGCTGAACTTCGCGGCCGAGCTGGTGATGCGCGGCGACACGCTGCCGCGCCCGGTCAATTACGGGCTGGTTCGCATACAGCCGCAGCCGGGCGTGGCCAGCGACGAGACCAGGCGCCCGTTTGTCGTCGTCGATCCGCGTGCCGGCCATGGCCCGGGCATCGGCGGCTTCAAGCCCGACAGCGAAATCGGTGCCGCGCTGGCTGCCGGACACCCCTGCTACTACGTCGGCTTCACACCCAACCCGATCCCGGGGCAGACGGTCGAGGACGTGATGCGCGCCGAAGCCGCTTTTCTGCGCAAGGTGATCGAGCTGCACCCCGACGCGCACGGCAAGCCTGCGGTGATCGGCAATTGCCAGGCCGGCTGGCAGATCATGATGACCGCGGCCGTCTGGCCCGAGCTGTTCGGCCCCATCATCCTGGCCGGCACGCCCTTGTCATACTGGGCCGGCTGGCGCGGCAAGAATCCGATGCGCTACGGCGGCGGGCTGACCGGCGGCAGCTGGCTGACCGCGCTGGCCAGCGACATCGGCGCCGGCAAGTTCGACGGCGCCTGGCTGGTGCAGAACTTCGAGAACCTCAACCCGGCCAACACCCTGTGGGAGAAGAAGCACCATGTCTATGCGAACGTCGACACCGAAGGACCACGCTTTCTTGCCTTCGAGAAATACTGGGGCGGCCACGTCTGCCTCAACGACGTGGAGATGCAGACCATCGTCGACGACCTGTTCATCGGCAACAAGCTGAGCTCGGCCGAGCTGGTTACCAGCGACGGCGTGCGCATCGACCTGCGCAACATCACCTCGCCGATCGTGGTGTTTTGCTCCTACGGCGACAACATCACTCCGCCACCGCAGGCGCTAGGCTGGATCACCGACCTCTATCGCAGCGACGACGAGCTGCTGGGCCATGATCAGACCATCGTCTATGCGACGCACCAGAGCATCGGCCACCTCGGCATCTTCGTTTCGGGCGCGGTCGGCCGCAAAGAGCACGCCAAGTTCACCAGCAACATCGACCTGATCGACATGCTGCCCGCCGGTCTGTTCGAGCTCAGCGTGCAGGACAAGGAGCCGGACATGGCGCACGCCGAGATCGTGCCCGGTGACTACCTGATGACCGTGCACCAGCGCACGCTGGACGATGTGCGCGCCATCGTGTCCCCCGATCCCGTGCAGGTGGCCGCAAGCGACCGGCGCTTTGCCGCTGCAGCGCATGTCTCGCAGGTCAATTTGGCGCTGTACCGTCGCTACCTTCAGCCCTGGGTTCGGGGCGCGGTCACCCCGCAGCTGGCCGACGCGCTGCGCGCCTGGCATCCGCTGCGCATCGGCTACGAGATGTGGTCCGACCGCAACCTGCTCGCGCCTGTGGTCGAACAGCAGGCCGAATCCGTGCGCGCCGATCGCAAGCCGGTGGGCGCCGACAACCCGTGGTGGAGTTGGCAAGAGGCCTGCTCGGACGCGATCACGCACTTGCTGCAGGTGTTCAGCCAATCGCGCGACGAGGCCGAGGAGAGGGCTTTCGAGGCGATCTACAGCCATCCGCTGGTGCAGGCGCTGGCGGGCCAGGCCGATCCGGCCGCGGCGTTGCGGCCGCATCCTGGCGACACCCCCGAGCACCGCGCGTGGATGGCGCAACGGCTGGGCGGGTTGCGCGTGTCGATCGAGCAGGGCGGCCTGCCCGAAGCGACGGTACGGGCGTTGATATTCGTGCTGCAACCACGGCGCGAAGCGGACGAGCGCCAGTACCGTCGCGCGTTGCTGTTGCGCCAGACCGAGCTGGCGAGCCGCCTTGACATCGAGGGCGCGCGCGACCTGGTGCGCCGCCAGGCATTGCTGATGCACATTGCCGGCCCCGAGGCCATCGCAGCCCTGCCCACGCTGCTGGCGCGCGCGCCCGCCGAGCGCATACAGGCCGCCGCACTGCACCTGGGCGCCCTGCTACAGGCGGGCAATGCGCTGGAGGGCGAAGAGGCCGCGCGCTGGCATACCATGCGGCAGTTGTTCGAGCAGGCAGCGCAGGCCGGCCAGCCAGCGCTGCCCGCACCCGAGACCCCACCGGCCGTGCAGCCCCCGAAGCGTGCGGCCAGCAAGAGAAAAGGCAGGCAGAGCACATGA
- a CDS encoding acetate/propionate family kinase — MASDVILVLNCGSSSIKFALFDAATIPMPRQPLWSGKVQGIGGPTPTFDEAGQPPQPITLDTEHPNTAALALIRERVLKRLQGQRPCAVAHRVVHGGQHYFAPTLVTQQVIDELRGYIPLAPLHQPFPLKAMSLLMQQHPDVPQVAVFDTAFHRTAEPVEQMFALPWSAWERGVRRYGFHGLSYDYMGHALPERHGDAARGRTIVAHLGSGASLCAMQGLKSVATTMGFSALDGLMMGTRCGALDPGAVIYLMQIEKLSLDEVARMLYQDSGLLGVSGVSPDPRVLLPLEHENERVRTALALYVRRIVREIGALAAVLGGLDMLVFTAGIGENNAELRRRVCVQLGWLGLNLDQDANASHAAVISTSASRVLVGVEPTNEEWIAASQATRLLAQG; from the coding sequence ATGGCCAGTGACGTCATCCTCGTTCTCAACTGCGGCTCATCGAGCATCAAGTTCGCGCTGTTCGACGCCGCCACTATCCCCATGCCACGCCAGCCGCTGTGGAGCGGCAAGGTGCAGGGCATAGGCGGGCCCACCCCCACCTTTGACGAGGCCGGCCAGCCGCCCCAGCCGATCACGCTGGACACCGAGCACCCCAACACCGCAGCCCTGGCGCTGATACGCGAGCGCGTGCTCAAGCGCTTGCAGGGCCAGCGCCCGTGCGCCGTGGCGCACCGCGTGGTACATGGCGGCCAGCATTACTTTGCGCCCACCCTGGTCACGCAGCAGGTGATCGACGAGCTGCGCGGCTACATACCACTGGCGCCGTTGCACCAGCCGTTTCCGCTCAAGGCCATGAGCCTGCTGATGCAGCAGCACCCCGACGTGCCCCAGGTGGCCGTTTTTGACACCGCCTTTCACCGCACGGCCGAGCCCGTGGAGCAGATGTTTGCCCTGCCCTGGTCGGCCTGGGAGCGCGGCGTGCGCCGCTACGGCTTTCATGGTCTGTCCTACGACTACATGGGCCACGCCCTGCCCGAGCGCCATGGCGACGCCGCGCGCGGGCGCACCATCGTCGCCCACCTGGGCAGCGGCGCCAGCCTGTGCGCCATGCAGGGCCTGAAGAGCGTGGCCACGACCATGGGTTTCTCGGCGCTGGACGGCCTGATGATGGGCACACGCTGCGGCGCCCTGGACCCGGGCGCCGTGATCTACCTGATGCAGATAGAGAAGCTGTCGCTGGACGAGGTGGCACGCATGCTGTACCAGGACTCGGGCCTGCTGGGTGTGTCGGGCGTGTCGCCCGACCCGCGCGTGCTGCTACCGCTGGAGCATGAGAACGAGCGCGTGCGCACCGCGCTGGCGCTGTATGTGCGCCGCATCGTGCGCGAGATCGGCGCGCTCGCCGCCGTGCTCGGCGGCCTGGACATGCTGGTCTTTACTGCCGGCATTGGCGAGAACAACGCCGAGCTGCGCCGGCGCGTCTGCGTGCAGCTCGGCTGGCTGGGCCTGAACCTGGACCAGGACGCCAACGCCAGCCACGCGGCCGTGATCTCCACCAGCGCCAGCCGCGTGCTCGTGGGCGTGGAGCCCACCAACGAGGAGTGGATCGCCGCCTCGCAGGCGACCAGGCTGCTGGCACAGGGCTGA
- a CDS encoding amino acid aminotransferase, whose amino-acid sequence MSLFTAVEMAPRDPILGLNEQFNADTNPAKVNLGVGVYFDDNGKLPLLACVQAAEKAMMDKPAARGYLPIDGIAAYDAAVKGLVFGADSEPVKTGRVATVQAIGGTGGLKIGADFLKKISPAAKVLISDPSWENHRALFTNAGFTVESYAYYDAAKRGVNFDGMLASLNAAESGTIVVLHACCHNPTGYDITPAQWDQVIAVVKARGLTPFLDMAYQGFGNGIAEDGAVIQKFVAAGLAFFVSTSFSKSFSLYGERVGALSVLCQSKEEADRVLSQLKIAIRTNYSNPPIHGGAVVAAVLNTPELRALWEKELGEMRVRIKAMRSKLVDGLKAAGVKQDMSFMTEQIGMFSYSGLSKEQMLRLRSEFGVYGTDTGRICVAALNSKNIDYVCQAIAKVI is encoded by the coding sequence ATGTCTCTGTTCACCGCCGTCGAAATGGCCCCCCGCGACCCCATCCTGGGTCTGAACGAACAATTCAACGCCGACACCAACCCCGCCAAGGTCAACCTGGGCGTGGGCGTGTACTTCGACGACAACGGCAAGCTGCCGCTGCTTGCCTGCGTGCAGGCCGCCGAAAAGGCCATGATGGACAAGCCCGCCGCGCGCGGCTACCTGCCGATCGACGGCATCGCCGCCTACGACGCTGCCGTCAAGGGCCTGGTGTTTGGCGCCGACTCCGAACCCGTCAAGACCGGCCGCGTGGCCACCGTGCAGGCCATCGGTGGCACGGGTGGGCTGAAGATTGGCGCTGACTTTTTGAAGAAGATCAGCCCGGCGGCCAAGGTGCTGATCTCCGACCCCAGCTGGGAGAACCACCGCGCGCTGTTCACCAACGCCGGCTTCACGGTCGAAAGCTATGCCTACTACGACGCGGCAAAGCGCGGCGTGAACTTCGACGGCATGCTGGCCAGCCTGAATGCCGCCGAGTCCGGCACCATCGTCGTGCTGCATGCCTGCTGCCACAACCCCACGGGCTATGACATCACGCCGGCGCAGTGGGATCAGGTGATTGCCGTGGTCAAGGCACGCGGCCTGACGCCCTTCCTGGACATGGCCTACCAGGGCTTTGGCAACGGCATTGCCGAGGACGGCGCGGTGATCCAGAAGTTTGTCGCCGCCGGCCTGGCCTTCTTCGTCTCGACATCGTTCTCCAAGAGCTTTTCGCTCTACGGCGAGCGCGTGGGCGCCCTGTCGGTGCTGTGCCAGAGCAAGGAAGAAGCCGACCGCGTGCTGTCGCAACTCAAGATCGCCATCCGCACCAACTACAGCAACCCGCCCATCCACGGCGGCGCCGTGGTGGCTGCGGTGCTCAATACCCCCGAGCTGCGCGCGCTGTGGGAAAAGGAACTGGGCGAAATGCGCGTGCGCATCAAGGCCATGCGCAGCAAGCTGGTGGACGGCCTGAAGGCCGCCGGCGTCAAGCAGGACATGTCGTTCATGACCGAGCAGATCGGCATGTTCAGCTACTCTGGCCTGTCCAAGGAGCAGATGCTGCGCCTGCGCAGCGAGTTCGGTGTCTATGGCACCGACACCGGCCGCATCTGCGTGGCCGCGCTCAACAGCAAGAACATTGACTATGTCTGCCAGGCGATTGCCAAGGTGATCTGA
- a CDS encoding cold shock and DUF1294 domain-containing protein — translation MHTQGTIRRWDSAKGFGFIQGAHSSNVFFHVRDYRGATPPAEGMRVEFEEIQVGGKGPRAMAVRPLGARAAAPAPARAGRPAPAQPATRRRTAPQARDNTPAGASLAMGLMLAWLALLAWGSWAQRFPLWLLGAMAGLNLVTYVSYKLDKSAAQSGGWRTSEKQLHLLALLGGWPAAWWAQQWLRHKSSKQEFRVVYWATVLLHCAGLGVLVVRPDLLPI, via the coding sequence ATGCACACACAAGGCACCATCCGCCGATGGGACTCCGCCAAGGGCTTTGGCTTCATCCAGGGGGCGCACAGCTCCAACGTGTTCTTTCACGTCCGCGACTATCGCGGCGCCACGCCGCCCGCCGAGGGCATGAGGGTGGAGTTCGAGGAGATCCAGGTTGGCGGCAAGGGTCCGCGCGCCATGGCAGTGCGCCCGCTTGGCGCCCGGGCGGCAGCGCCCGCACCCGCCCGGGCTGGGCGCCCTGCCCCTGCCCAGCCGGCAACCCGGCGCCGCACCGCGCCCCAGGCCCGTGACAACACACCGGCCGGCGCAAGCCTGGCCATGGGGCTGATGCTCGCCTGGCTGGCCCTGCTGGCCTGGGGCAGCTGGGCGCAGCGTTTTCCGCTCTGGCTGCTGGGCGCCATGGCGGGGCTGAACCTGGTCACGTATGTCAGCTACAAGCTGGACAAGAGCGCTGCTCAAAGCGGCGGCTGGCGCACCAGCGAAAAGCAGCTGCACCTGCTGGCCCTGCTGGGCGGCTGGCCCGCCGCCTGGTGGGCCCAGCAGTGGCTGCGCCACAAGTCGAGCAAGCAGGAGTTTCGCGTCGTCTACTGGGCCACCGTGCTGCTGCATTGCGCGGGCCTGGGCGTGCTGGTAGTACGACCCGATTTACTACCGATTTAA